One Suncus etruscus isolate mSunEtr1 chromosome 13, mSunEtr1.pri.cur, whole genome shotgun sequence genomic region harbors:
- the COL6A1 gene encoding collagen alpha-1(VI) chain: MGPVHTLLLLLAGWASAQDRPKTVAFQDCPVDLFFVLDTSESVALRLKPYGALVDKVKDFTKRFVDNLRDRYYRCDRNLVWNAGALHYSDEVELVQALSPMPHSRDQLKSSVDAIKYFGKGTYTDCAIKKGLEELLVGGSHLKENKYLIVVTDGHPLEGYKEPCGGLEDAVNEAKHLGVKVFSVAITPDHLEPRLSIIASDHTYRRNFTAADWSQSRDAEEVISQTISTITDMIKDNVEQVCCSYECQPARGPLGPQGDPGYEGERGKPGLPGEKGEAGDPGRPGDLGPVGYQGMKGEKGTRGEKGSRGPKGYKGEKGKRGVDGLDGMKGETGYPGLPGCKGSPGFDGLQGPQGPKGDAGAFGQKGHKGEPGADGAPGRPGSMGAPGDEGQPGQPGPPGEKGEAGDEGNPGPDGAPGDRGGPGEPGPQGTPGVRGPRGDPGEAGPPGDQGREGPVGVPGDPGEAGPIGPKGYRGDEGPPGTEGPKGAPGPAGPPGDPGLMGERGEDGPPGNGTEGFPGFPGYPGNRGPPGVNGTKGYPGLKGDEGEAGDPGEDNTLPPPSGSKGAKGYRGPEGPQGPPGHTGPPGPDECEILDIIMKMCSCCECRCGPIDVLFVVDSSESIGLHNFEIAKDFVIKVIDRLARDELVEFDPKKSVVGVVQYSHNQMQEHVDLRSPGIRNIQELKEAIKKLRWMAGGTFTGEALQYTREQLLPPTPNKQIALVITDGRSDTERDPTPLNVLCGPNVQVVSVGIKDLFGAGASSDQLNAISCQGLGPQNRPGLSLVKENYAELLDETFLKQVASHICADKKCPDYTCPITFAGPTDIAILLDSSASVGSHNFLTTKQFAQRLAQRFLMARGSGPNPEPVVRVAVAQYSGSGQQRPGAGALQLQQNLTVLEGALERLYYLNDATDVADALAFATRFFRRASASETRKRLLIFSDGHSQGATEEALRKAAQEALGAGLEVFVVAVGRQVNEAHLRALVSGASGEYSVAYGERHLFRVPSYQALLRGVFYQTVSRRVALG; encoded by the exons ATGGGGCCAGTCCAcacgctgctgctgctgctggccggCTGGGCCTCGGCGCAGGACAGGCCCAAGACCGTGGCCTTCCAGG ACTGCCCCGTGGACCTGTTCTTCGTGCTGGACACGTCCGAGAGTGTGGCCTTGAGACTGAAACCCTACGGGGCCCTCGTGGACAAGGTCAAGGACTTCACCAAGCGCTTCGTGGACAACCTGAGGGACAG ATACTACCGGTGCGACCGTAATCTGGTGTGGAATGCGGGGGCCCTGCACTACAGTGATGAGGTGGAGTTGGTCCAGGCCCTCAGCCCCATGCCGCACAGCCGTGACCAGCTCAAGAGCAGCGTGGACGCCATCAAGTACTTTGGCAAAGGCACCTACACAGACTGTGCCATCAAGAAGGGGCTGGAGGAGCTGCTGGTCGG GGGCTCCCACCTGAAGGAGAACAAGTACCTGATCGTGGTGACGGATGGGCACCCGCTGGAGGGCTACAAGGAGCCGTGTGGGGGCCTGGAGGATGCGGTGAATGAGGCCAAGCACTTGGGTGTCAAGGTCTTCTCCGTGGCCATCACACCAGATCACCTG gagCCCCGGCTCAGCATCATCGCCAGCGACCACACCTACCGGCGCAACTTCACCGCAGCCGACTGGAGCCAGAGCCGTGATGCCGAGGAGGTCATCAGCCAGACCATCAGCACCATCACCGACATGATT AAAGACAACGTGGAGCAAGTG TGTTGCTCCTACGAGTGCCAG CCTGCCAGAGGACCCCTCGGGCCACAGGGTGACCCCGGCTATGAG GGCGAGCGAGGAAAGCCAGGGCTCCCTGGAGAGAAAGGAGAAGCCGGAGACCCC GGGCGGCCCGGAGACCTCGGACCCGTCGGCTACCAGGGGATGAAG GGAGAGAAGGGCACCCGCGGGGAGAAG GGCTCCCGGGGACCCAAGGGCTACAAG GGCGAGAAGGGCAAGCGTGGCGTGGATGGCTTGGATGGCATGAAG GGAGAGACGGGCTACCCTGGCCTGCCTGGCTGCAAAGGCTCCCCCGGATTCGAT GGTCTTCAAGGCCCCCAAGGGCCCAAGGGCGATGCCGGTGCCTTCGGACAGAAAGGTCACAAG GGTGAACCTGGAGCCGATGGGGCACCTGGAAGGCCGGGGAGCATGGGTGCCCCTGGGGATGAG GgtcagcctggccagccagggccccCTGGAGAGAAGGGCGAGGCTGGAGACGAG GgcaacccaggcccagatggagcCCCTGGAGACAGG GGTGGCCCTGGGGAACCAGGCCCCCAGGGCACTCCTGGCGTTCGGGGCCCCAGAGGAGACCCG GGTGAAGCTGGACCCCCAGGGGACCAGGGCAGAGAAGGCCCTGTGGGTGTCCCCGGAGACCCG GGTGAGGCGGGTCCCATCGGACCCAAAGGTTACCGAGGCGACGAGGGGCCCCCTGGGACTGAG GGTCCCAAAGGTGCCCCAGGACCCGCTGGACCCCCTGGAGACCCTGGTCTGATGGGTGAGAGG GGCGAAGACGGCCCCCCCGGAAATGGCACTGAAGGCTTCCCTGGATTCCCA GGGTATCCAGGCAACAGGGGCCCACCCGGCGTAAAT GGCACCAAGGGCTATCCGGGTCTCAAGGGCGACGAGGGAGAAGCCGGGGACCCTGGAGAGGAT AACACTCTCCCCCCGCCATCCGGCAGCAAAGGCGCTAAGGGGTACCGGGGCCCTGAAGGCCCCCAG GGACCCCCAGGACACACAGGACCACCAGGGCCAGAT GAATGTGAGATCCTGGACATCATCATGAAGATGTGCT CCTGCTGTG AGTGCAGGTGCGGCCCCATCGATGTCCTCTTCGTGGTGGACAGCTCCGAGAGCATCGGCCTGCACAACTTCGAGATCGCCAAGGACTTTGTCATTAAGGTCATCGATCGGCTGGCCAGGGATGAGCTGGTAGAG TTCGACCCCAAGAAGTCGGTGGTGGGCGTGGTCCAGTACAGCCACAACCAGATGCAGGAGCACGTGGACCTCCGCAGCCCTGGCATCCGCAACATCCAGGAGCTGAAGGA GGCCATCAAGAAGCTGCGGTGGATGGCAGGGGGCACTTTCACAGGCGAGGCGCTGCAGTACACACGGGAGCAGCTGCTGCCCCCAACCCCTAACAAGCAGATCGCCCTGGTCATCACCGATGGCCGCTCAGACACCGAGAGGGACCCCACCCCCCTCAATGTGCTCTGCGGCCCCAACGTCCAG GTGGTCTCCGTGGGCATCAAGGACCTGTTTGGCGCGGGGGCAAGCTCGGACCAGCTCAACGCCATCTCATGCCAAGGTCTGGGGCCACAGAACAGGCCGGGCCTGTCGCTGGTGAAGGAAAACTATGCCGAACTGCTGGATGAGACTTTCCTGAAGCAGGTCGCCAGCCACATCTGTGCAG aCAAGAAGTGCCCGGATTACACCTGCCCAA TCACCTTCGCGGGCCCCACGGACATCGCCATCCTGCTGGACAGCTCGGCCAGCGTGGGCAGCCACAACTTCCTCACCACCAAGCAGTTCGCACAGCGCCTGGCCCAGCGCTTCCTGATGGCGCGGGGCAGCGGGCCGAACCCCGAGCCGGTCGTGCGAGTGGCCGTGGCCCAGTACAGCGGCTCCGGGCAGCAGCGGCCTGGCGCAGGGGCGCTTCAGCTGCAGCAGAACCTCACGGTGCTTGAGGGAGCCCTGGAGCGCCTGTACTACCTCAACGACGCCACCGACGTGGCCGATGCCCTGGCCTTCGCCACGCGCTTCTTCCGCCGGGCCTCCGCCTCCGAGACCCGCAAGCGCCTCCTGATCTTCTCCGACGGCCACTCGCAGGGCGCCACGGAGGAGGCGCTGCGCAAGGCGGCGCAGGAGGCACTGGGCGCCGGCCTGGAGGTCTTCGTGGTGGCCGTGGGCCGCCAGGTGAACGAGGCCCACTTGCGTGCCCTGGTCTCAGGTGCGTCGGGCGAGTACAGCGTGGCCTATGGTGAGCGCCACCTGTTCCGCGTGCCCAGCTACCAGGCCCTGCTGCGGGGCGTCTTCTACCAGACCGTGTCCCGGAGGGTGGCACTCGGCTAG